From a region of the Paenibacillus sp. R14(2021) genome:
- a CDS encoding sugar ABC transporter ATP-binding protein, giving the protein MSELLLEVREMSKTYPGVQALSQVQLEVRAGEVHALIGENGAGKSTLIKILAGVEHPDKGSVFLFEGRPAEIQRPIDATLKGISIIYQDLSLFPNLSVAENICKGRKTNKRGSGFVRWREMRETAKRTLDELGFAIDVDIPLERLSIAKQQLVAIARALAFEAKLIIMDEPTSSLSSGEVELLYKVIEDLKRRGIAILFVSHKMEELFKVSDRFTVLRDGKFVGSYDKEELNEDKLIRLMVGRELQVIERENAVQGKKILEVSGLTKKGNFKDISFSLHQGEVVTITGLVGSGRSEVAHAIFGLERFESGTVTLEGKPLKLTSSEQAVAKGIAYVPESRQKEGLVLQQSIVRNTSLSVLKNLTNGFGSINEKKELEIANEYIKSLDIRPNLPFLNTGNMSGGNQQKVVIAKWLATSPKVLIVDEPTNGIDIGAKREIHKLLRRLAKSGIAVLVISSDLSEVLAVSDRILVMRKGKIAGELLQQEATQEKIMNLAVLGAPMTLVPEPN; this is encoded by the coding sequence ATGAGCGAGCTTTTACTTGAAGTCAGGGAAATGAGCAAAACCTATCCCGGCGTTCAGGCGCTAAGCCAGGTTCAACTCGAGGTGCGTGCAGGAGAAGTTCATGCCCTGATTGGTGAAAATGGCGCCGGAAAATCAACCTTGATTAAAATTTTGGCAGGTGTTGAGCATCCGGACAAAGGGAGCGTATTTCTTTTTGAAGGCCGACCCGCCGAAATCCAGAGACCGATTGATGCCACTTTGAAGGGAATTTCGATCATATATCAGGATCTCAGCCTTTTTCCGAATTTAAGCGTGGCGGAGAACATCTGTAAAGGCCGTAAAACAAACAAACGCGGTTCGGGTTTTGTCAGATGGCGGGAAATGCGCGAAACGGCGAAACGCACATTGGATGAACTGGGTTTTGCGATTGATGTGGATATCCCGTTGGAGAGATTAAGCATTGCCAAGCAGCAGCTTGTTGCGATTGCACGAGCCCTTGCCTTTGAAGCGAAATTGATCATCATGGATGAACCGACTTCTTCTCTTTCGTCCGGCGAAGTCGAACTGCTTTATAAGGTCATCGAGGATTTAAAGCGAAGGGGCATCGCCATTCTCTTTGTTAGTCATAAGATGGAAGAGCTGTTTAAAGTGTCCGACAGGTTCACCGTTCTTCGGGATGGCAAATTTGTCGGTTCGTACGATAAGGAAGAACTAAATGAAGACAAGCTTATCCGCCTCATGGTGGGCAGGGAATTGCAAGTGATCGAACGCGAAAATGCGGTACAAGGGAAGAAGATTCTGGAGGTAAGCGGTTTAACAAAAAAAGGAAACTTTAAGGATATCAGTTTCTCGCTCCATCAAGGCGAAGTGGTCACGATCACCGGACTTGTCGGATCAGGGAGATCGGAAGTCGCCCATGCCATTTTCGGTCTTGAGCGGTTTGAAAGCGGTACCGTTACGTTAGAAGGAAAGCCTTTAAAACTCACTTCTTCTGAACAAGCCGTTGCCAAAGGGATCGCATACGTTCCGGAGAGCCGGCAAAAAGAAGGACTCGTTCTTCAGCAATCCATTGTTCGCAATACATCGCTTTCTGTTTTGAAAAACCTTACAAATGGTTTTGGCAGCATTAATGAAAAGAAAGAGCTTGAGATAGCAAATGAATACATCAAAAGCCTGGATATCAGGCCGAACCTTCCTTTTCTGAATACCGGCAACATGTCCGGGGGAAACCAACAGAAGGTAGTCATTGCCAAATGGCTGGCAACCAGCCCTAAAGTATTGATTGTCGATGAACCAACGAATGGAATTGACATCGGGGCAAAAAGAGAAATTCACAAGCTGCTCCGAAGGCTCGCAAAAAGCGGGATTGCCGTCCTGGTTATTTCTTCCGACCTATCCGAGGTGCTAGCGGTAAGTGACCGGATCCTCGTCATGCGAAAAGGAAAAATTGCCGGCGAGCTGCTGCAGCAGGAAGCGACACAAGAAAAAATTATGAATCTTGCCGTACTGGGAGCGCCTATGACTCTGGTCCCTGAACCGAATTGA
- a CDS encoding ABC transporter permease, with amino-acid sequence MNKLVHQKEFGIALVVILLSILLTVLSPVFLTPGNILDILKANSVLGILAVGMTLIVITGGIDVSVAAVTAAVTVIIGKLAVTIGSSTSSLLAIFIIAPLAGACFGFINGLLIAKTKIPPIVASLGTMSIISGLTLYVTNGDYVNSSMLPKGFLQFSDFKIGGVSILILIFLLAAIFTWFLLKYLTMGRDILSFGGNPVSAMRVGINSTKVQLFVYTYMGLLAGIAGIVQTAYNKGVDPNGFSGFELTVIAAVVLGGANIMGGSGSILGTVLGTLLLGIMQNGLILAKINTFWQDVFVGLIILIAVSYDVIKRKRADKSLAKVEVEA; translated from the coding sequence ATGAATAAACTTGTCCATCAAAAAGAATTCGGCATCGCTCTTGTCGTCATTCTGCTTTCGATTCTTTTGACCGTATTGAGCCCTGTATTTCTCACTCCGGGGAACATCCTGGATATCTTGAAAGCAAATTCCGTCCTGGGTATTCTTGCCGTTGGTATGACGCTGATTGTTATTACGGGAGGAATCGACGTTTCTGTAGCTGCCGTTACTGCAGCAGTAACCGTGATTATCGGCAAGCTGGCGGTCACCATAGGATCAAGCACTTCAAGTCTTCTGGCTATATTTATTATCGCTCCGCTCGCGGGTGCTTGTTTTGGATTTATTAACGGTCTCCTGATCGCCAAAACAAAAATCCCGCCGATCGTTGCTTCCCTTGGAACAATGAGCATTATTTCAGGTCTTACGCTCTATGTAACAAACGGGGATTACGTGAACAGCAGCATGCTTCCGAAAGGCTTCCTTCAGTTTTCGGATTTCAAAATCGGCGGCGTATCGATTTTAATCCTTATTTTTCTGCTTGCCGCCATATTCACCTGGTTTTTACTAAAGTATCTAACAATGGGCCGCGATATTCTTTCCTTCGGAGGCAACCCCGTTTCCGCAATGCGGGTCGGAATCAATTCGACGAAGGTGCAGCTATTCGTTTATACGTATATGGGCTTGCTGGCCGGTATCGCGGGCATTGTGCAAACCGCTTACAACAAAGGCGTCGATCCGAACGGATTTTCCGGGTTTGAGCTGACGGTTATTGCTGCCGTTGTGCTCGGCGGAGCGAATATTATGGGCGGCTCAGGCTCCATCCTGGGTACGGTTCTTGGGACACTTCTGCTTGGGATTATGCAGAACGGTCTGATTTTAGCTAAAATCAACACGTTTTGGCAGGACGTTTTTGTTGGTTTGATTATTTTAATCGCGGTTTCTTATGACGTGATCAAACGTAAACGGGCCGACAAAAGTCTGGCTAAAGTGGAAGTCGAAGCATAA